In Vigna angularis cultivar LongXiaoDou No.4 chromosome 8, ASM1680809v1, whole genome shotgun sequence, the DNA window CGTCCCTCTCCACAAAGGTAACTTGGTGCGGGACAGATGGTCTTAGAACTTTTCACTGTTAGACTATTAATTCgtgttactttttctttttctttcttcttgaaTTTTGAGAAGTAcaaaatttttactttattagaAGTGCTTTTCCCTTCTCAACTTTATCAGGAAACCACTATTGCTTAATCCTTGTTTGGTTCATAATTTTTCTTAGATGTTAAGTGCTTTTCAAAAGTAAGATGAAATACTGAAATGGAGTTTTATTCCTTTCTTTTGTAAAGTCCTACTGTTAGCTGTGAcatttttcttactttataATGTTTCATGTGAAACCAACCTACTAAGTTAACtcttatttattcattaaatttcTTGAAGTTTCTTTGTTCCCTCCTTGCATGTTCCATGGACAAGGTTTTTGTCATATGTAGCAGATTTTCACGAGCTTTTGACAGAGTATTTCTTTTGCTTTGTCTGCTTTCGGATAAAATCACATAGTAACATAGTAAGTGTTTGTGTTTATGcttgtgtatgtgtatgtgtatgtgtatgccTCATTCACATTCACATCacagtgttttcttttcttcttatctctttctttgttattgtttttggaGGTTCTTAAAGAATGCTTACTTTAACCACCAAATTTCACCATATTTGTAGGTTGCACTGTTTCTTGCAGTGAGGCCAGCAATGGGGAGAGTCACAAGGTGGATGAAGAGTTTGTTTGGAATTTcaggagagaaagagaagaaacaaaacatcaTGGAATCTGGTTTTTCTGAGAGTAGTAATAATTCAAGAGTTTTGTGTCACAATCCAGGAACTATACCTCCCAACATTTCTCAAGCTGAGGCAGCTTGGTTACAGTCATTCTACACAGAGAAGGACAAAAACAAGCACGCCATTGCGGTTGCTGCGGCAACCGCAGCTGCGGCTGATGCTGCTGTGGCGGCAGCACAGGCCGCCGTTGCAGTTGTTAGGCTCACAAGCCAAGGAAGGGGTGGCACCATGTTTGGCGTTGGACCTGAGATATGGGCTGCTATCAAGATTCAAGCACTGTTCAGAGGATACCTGGTGAGTTTGTACATTTAGCTTTGCTTATTTATGTCAAAAAGTTGCAGGCTTTTTGGCTTCAATAGTATGGGGTCTATTTGATTTAGAATGTTGAACTCTATCTGTTTGTTTTCGGTGCACTGTGGAGTGGAATTTTGAAATTGACATGTGTTTTGAACAGGCAAGGAAGGCACTGAGGGCATTAAAAGGATTGGTGAAGTTGCAGGCACTTGTCAGAGGGTATTTAGTGAGGAAGCAAGCAACAGCAACACTGCATAGTATGCAGGCTCTTATTAGAGCTCAAGCTAGAATACGGTCCCACCAATCTCGCAGGCTCATGAGTACGAAGAATGAAGCATTTAGATCTCAAAATAGAGCAAGAAGATCCATGGTATTAGCATAGATCTCGTATTCTGCTAcatttctaattatattatgCACAGTAAATGATtatgttatttgttattttaagcCTGCTGCTGCATTGAAATTTTTCTCAGGAGAGGTTTGATGATACTAGGAGTGAGTATGCAGTTCCAATCCACAACAGAAGAGCATCATCTTCTTTTGATGCTACACTTAACATCAACAACAGTGTTGATGGGAGCCCCAAAATAGTGGAAGTAGACACTTTCAGGCCTAAGTCAAGATCAAGAAGAACAATATCAGATTTTGGTGATGAGCCATCACTTCAGGCACTTTCCTCTCCCTTCTTTCCAATTTCATATAGAGGTACCCCTACACGTTGGTCCATACCAGATCAAAGGAATTTTCAGGACTCTGAATGGGGGTTAACAGGAGAAGAAGGTCGGTTCTCTACAGCACAAAGCACTCCACGCTTCACAAATCCTTGTAGTTGTGACTCAGTTGTACCTATGACACCACAAAGTGTGTGTCCTGATGATAACTTGTTCCTAAGGCAATATGGGAAATTTCCAAACTACATGGCTAGTACTCAGTCTTTTAAGGCCAAGTTGAGGTCTCATAGTGCTCCAAAGCAACGACCAGAACCAAGTCCAAGGAAAAGGCTCTCCCTCAATGAAATGATGGAGTCTAGGAGTAGCTTGAGTGGTATTAGAATGCAGAGGTCTTGCTCAAAGGCTCAAGAAGTCATTAATTTCAAGAATGCTGTGATGGGAAAGCTTCAGAAATCCACAGAATCTGTTAGGGAAACAGACAGAAACTATTTCCACCAGAGAGGATGGTGACATGCTGAACTTGTTAGGACAGATATCTAGCTATCTTtgttttttaaactattaaagtgttaataaaatatatttctcccCCAGTTTGGTAATTTGCAGATACATATAGGTGGTGAGTATGGGAATGTGAAGACAAAATAAAAGGCAAAAGAGAGAGAGATGCCTCTCATTGTTTTGTGAAAAGTTTGGTCATGGAATTTTCATATATGATCTCTCTGTTGTCTAATCAAATGCAAGGATTTTAACTTGCCTACAGTGTAAAATCCTTGCatgctttttttcttctcttttttcagTAGATTTTGTTTTGTGGGTGATAATGAAACTTCAACAACCATTCAAACTTCTGATAAACCATTTCTAAAGGTTTACTTTTCCTGCAAGAAAAAGAGGAGGAGATCAAAGAGCCTTTATAAGAGGGTTCAAATACAATTATTCTTGTGtgaaatgtataaaaaaaagtgtttgaaatgtgTAAACAAAGAAGTGTACTAACATACCTCTAAAAGTGAAGCAACATGATGCTATGTGAGACTTTTTGGAGTATCAAGAAATATTTCTGTCAAATCATTGATAGCATGAATGACTTAAAGCCAAGCTACGTTGATTGTGTAATAACCATTGGAGTCACCCAAAATTATCAACTAATGATTGGAGATTTCAATTAaccccaaaaaaaaaacattgattgGGGATTTCATTGAAGGATTAATTAATGTCAAAGGACACTGTTGACTTCTGACTCATGCATGTTCTGTGATCAGCAACTTTTACTGATATGAACagtttttaatctgttttgaattttgaatgggAATGGTAGAAGGAGTAGCTGTGTATCTTGAACTGGTTGCTGTTGTTTCTGACCCTTTGGCCTTTGGTGATTTCAAAGCTTGTGTTACTGTTTGTATGTTGATTTCATCTCTTCTAATCTCTTCATTAgtaacttaattaatttctcTACACTTGGTCTAAGGGTCTAAGCAAATTTAATTACTCTGCAATGTGTTCTGTTCATTAACAGTATAAAGTAGGTTCTAGCTAAGGGTCTAATTAAGCTTGATTATGATGCAATGTTAAGTAGGTTGTagcaaaaaaaattgatgtatTCATTAAGAACATGTAGGACAGTGCATGTCTCATTGGTTCATAAACTGAGTTTACAGACTGTCAaatttagatatatttatttatttagatataTATCATTgactttttttctcaaaattcaCAACAATATAGAGAAGATAAATTACAACTGtaataatagtaaaagaaaattaagaacaCAATATTgagcaataaaataaaattaaacatagaaagaagaaaaatcaaatgaTTTTACTTTCCATCAATACAATTAACGGTGCTTCAtgatacattatttttataattcaaaaaatacttCTAACAAAATAGGAAAtacgaaaaaagaaaaagcaagtACGCTATCTTAAGAAGAGACAAATTATCCCAAAATCTGTTAAAAGCGTCACTGTCTTTAACCTCTTCAATAAATAGTTTATTTCAATTCGAGGAAACACTAGCATTAATTGCTACCGATCAAATgtaaaaagcaaaaagaaaaagaaattgaaatatttaaaagcaaaacaataaatgcatatatatatatatatatatattatcaggTTTTTATTTCAAACTATAAAGAGTgggaaaatttatttttgtccatGGAACAAAGCAACAAAAATGGGGCGCCCGAGTGATAATTTTAAGCCAAAATTCCAGACAGTTAGATTCTAAAGGctttttcttcctacacctcatAATTACTATGTGCCCTCCATTCCCaaaattatgtattataaaaAGAAGACAAATAAATTCATTACTGTAAAAACAACAACACAATTATACAACTATAACTACAACAACGTAAATTCgttatcttaaaattttggaGTAATCTCTTCCTAATAAATCTTCTCCTTTAAAAACAACCCATCAAAGACGTGTTTGATTCAAAATCAGAGTAGAAGATAACATAAACTTGTGAATTCAAAATTAAGTATTGTCAATCAAAAGAAGtgatttaaaaagataatttcattaaaaacaatcagtttgatgtttttataaatattatagtaaTAAAAACGGGAGTAAACTCTATCTTTCTATTAAATTCAAAGTCacttattaagttaaattttatccttttattaaattcaaagtcatttattaaatttctaatatcttatttaatattCGTACGTAAGATGCGTATTATTTACATAGCGGGATCTGTATGTAATAATTTGTATGTAAAACATAaccacaaaaaattaaaacagttTGAGACACAAATTCTGTGAGCATGGCTGATTGAAGAGAACTAAGTTGTTTAAAGAATGAAGTCCAACATTGGAATCAAGTCAAAGCAGGTTATTGTTGGAAttcccacattgactagagataaggccaaattataatatataagtgatcttttaagcctaactcaaacccataaaaccaacttgtaaggtgaggtttgcacctcacttgtatattataatttgaccttatctctaatcgatgtgggacttctaacGCTGTATTGCACAAAGAGAATGAGTTTGTAAACAACTTGTTTCTGCAAGTAAAATTGATTTCATTACAAGTTAAAATCAGTATAGAACTAATTCAGGGAACAACAGAAATGAGGACTCATAAGGGCACTATCAAAGTATGTTTGAACCTGTGATATGTTAAACtagaaaatcaataaaaaaaaatagaaactgtGTGTGAGTTAAACTACAATTGGATCCATTCAGTCCCATCAATAAAGCTAAGTGACAGAAAAGGTGTAGCTTCCTCATCAGTGAGTTCTCTTGACCATGAAACTCTCCCTGCAAAACTTGAACCAGGTCCTGTGCACTTGTACTGCCCATAGAAAACAGTTCTGGTGGTTCACCCAATACAATAcaaaacatatacatatatatcaaCATCAGAACAAGTTAAATTGTAGATTAATTCTATTGctgatatgaaaaaaaaaattattttgtctATCAGATATCATATTATATTGAGGTTTTTCTGTGATAATTAGTATAGAACTCAACACAGTTTGTAATTGACTGAGAATAAAAAGTTGTATTACAAAAACATGGTGTATTTTCTCATCAAGCAATAAAGCCACCCACATGCGCATGCCAATATGTATATAGCTGTATACCAAG includes these proteins:
- the LOC108344891 gene encoding protein IQ-domain 26 — encoded protein: MGRVTRWMKSLFGISGEKEKKQNIMESGFSESSNNSRVLCHNPGTIPPNISQAEAAWLQSFYTEKDKNKHAIAVAAATAAAADAAVAAAQAAVAVVRLTSQGRGGTMFGVGPEIWAAIKIQALFRGYLARKALRALKGLVKLQALVRGYLVRKQATATLHSMQALIRAQARIRSHQSRRLMSTKNEAFRSQNRARRSMERFDDTRSEYAVPIHNRRASSSFDATLNINNSVDGSPKIVEVDTFRPKSRSRRTISDFGDEPSLQALSSPFFPISYRGTPTRWSIPDQRNFQDSEWGLTGEEGRFSTAQSTPRFTNPCSCDSVVPMTPQSVCPDDNLFLRQYGKFPNYMASTQSFKAKLRSHSAPKQRPEPSPRKRLSLNEMMESRSSLSGIRMQRSCSKAQEVINFKNAVMGKLQKSTESVRETDRNYFHQRGW